ATTTAGAATTCTAAAAGAATTAAGCCTGAGAACCTCTAAATTTAGGGTATCCTATATCCTTGTTTTGCTGTACCTCACAGCATAGAAACAGAACGTCAGAACAACACATCAAGGCCTCTGTCTTATTGCTAGAGTATTTCTTGTTCAGAGAGGAAACAAGATGAAAGCAGCAGACACAAACTGCTTATGAGGGCAGTACCAGAAAGTACATTGGTTGAAGGTTTCTGCCTGGAGTCTTATAAACATGCTATTTTTCATAGAGCCATGTGGTTTCAGTTTGATAGGGCTTATCATTCAGAACATTCCAATTGACTGGCATGTATCGTACCTTTCTCTGgactgaaaacaaacatctgGCAAAACCTGTTACCACTTTTCCGTGCACAGTGGGACATCAGCCACCAATGGACAGACAGGCatgggagaggggaagaaggaaggaagggctgTAGCACTGCAACATGAGCTAGCCTGAACAGGGCGCAGGAAAAGTAACTGGAAGAAAGGATGCAGTATCTGATGCAAGGCAACTTCAGGGATACATTCTGTAGCACTCCACGCTAGCAGCATGTACAGCATAAGACTAGAATCTACTTGTACAGCAGATTATACAGCATAAACTTGATTATAACATTAAGCCACTCAAGTAATTCATAAATAGGGACTCCTTTCATGTCAGTTTCCAAGACTGAAACAGCTCCCTGTTTCTCAACCTCCCTTCCCTCACTAAAACTAGCTATAGTTAGTTTCCTTCTGGTATCAGGAACCTAGGACTTCTTCCAAGATATTAATTAGACCAGCTCTGCCACTCCAATCTCCCCTCAAAAAAGTGTTGCCAGCGTTGCCTTGTTTCGAGAGAATCTTAGCATGTACCTCAGAAATAAAGTCTCCACAGTTCTTCATAGTGCTTCCCACAGAATAATGCTAACAAAGCAGCTCAGTTAGAGTCATTTCACCTCATGAGTCTTTCATACGCAAGGTCTAGGCTAGCAGAATCTTGTTTCTTAAAGCAGTCAGCAAGAAATTCCAGCCTCCTCCACAGCTGGCAACAAAGGTGACTGGTGGTGCTAATAATTAGCAATTTAAAATCCTGCAGCTGTGAGATTCAGAATGCATCCCTGCACAGCTCCAATAATGAGCAACAGCTGCAGGGATTAAGGATAAGATAACACAGTGTTTGAGCAGCAGCCCAATAACTTTTGTGTGATTTTGGGTTATGCATTGCAGCTTTGGGAGCACCACTGGCTGAGTTCAAATGCAGTTAGCATATTCCCATGAAGTCAATGCCTGTTTGGAAAactcagcttgttttttttttaaaggcttgcTGTGTAATGCAAAATGCTTGTTAAGAGGTCAGAAAGGACTTGAAAGTACATGGAGATTACTAAAAAATCTGCATACTAATATATACCCCTGAGAGCTGCTCTGGACCACATGGATTTCATCATTAAGGTATGACCCAGAGACAAGACTTGGAGTAATTAATGCTCTCAGAAGCTGTTCCTATGAACCTCTTCAGTCTGACTTGCAACTTTGTCTCCCCTTCGTGCAGGCTAATCATGAGAAACCACTATCCAGTATGTTGTAGAGCAGCCCTAGAGACTGGGAATGGAAATGAGAGCCCGCCCTCTGCTCTACCTCATCCACATCTCTTACTGCATAAAGCTGCCAAAGCGATTTGAGGGAATAAAACATGCAGTTGTGATCGCATAGAAGTgacacacagaaagaaatgctgtaACAAGGAGAGCACCAGATCAAAAGCTAGCCTGTCAGATGTTCAACATACTCTCAATTTTTAGCAAAAACATACGACAATAGTAGAAACTGAAAGCTCAGCAGGGCCAAAGTAGGGAGAAGCagtagaaatactgaaaaatgaagacataGCAACCCACCTATCATCACCACCTACCACAAAGCATCCCCTATCATCACCATAGTCTCCTTGCCAACGCAATCCATCAGCAAGCAGCCCTCACTCTTGCCCAGAGAAGCAGCCTGGGCAGAAAATACAAACCTTTTTAAACAACTGTTATTAGCAGATTTCTGTGCCACTGCAAAAGATCTCTTGGATGGGACTCAGTGACCTGAATCTCAGTTAACGCTTTCTAATCAACGtttcctttattcctttattaGACAAGTCATCTCTTTAATAATGGGCATGATACTGTTGGCTTCCAGCAGCCTTGGGAAAAAGGactttcaattttcttctaCAAGTCTTATTCTCCAGGAAACACGCTCTGAGTTTCCACCAGATCCAAGAGGTTATGCTTTAGGGTTGTAGGGTTTCTACATTTATCAAATATAAGCGCAACCAGGTCCAGCCTGGCAGTTTCCTCTGTTCAGGGACACCAAGACAGCTAAGCCTAATTGCTGAGAACTGCAGAGTAGAAAGTGGGACTTAAtgtaaaaagcattttcatcatttaaaaCCTTAATTTAAACTCACTACTTTGAATGTAACTCactctgtaaaacatttttatttttttttaaccctctATAGATAACTTGAGATCTGGAGATGATGTGGAAAACACTCCAATATCTCCTCCTGCTGATGGGAGCAATCACAATTACTCAGTGCCAGGTAAGGAGGTAAATAATGCTCTTGCCATCCACAGGCACTCAACcttgttttcagcagcatttcctTGCTAGCGATTCCAGCTGTCTGCATCAGACAAAAGGAGGATCTCATTCTATCACTATAAATCAGAGGAAGCAAAGCCATGTGAACCAGTCTATGTCTAATATGGGATTTCTACTAATGTATTATCCTATCTGGTTTCCATTTCAGTAAGAAAGTCACTTCCAAATCTTCCTTGTGTATCTGTTCAGCCAGATACTATTCACAGTTAGGAAGAGATACATCACAATAAccctttaatttcctttccgTTGACCTCACCTTCATCATTATTCTCATGTACAACTAGCCATTGACGGTTTCCATGTCCTCTCATTCCACGCTTCACATTGCATAGCTTAAATAAACACTGCACAATTCTAAAAAGTTTAGTATCTTCTCAAAAAATTGTTATCCCagccttcctctttctttttatgctgttctttcttttgtgtcCAGTCAAAGAAGTTTTCTAAATGGGTTTCATGcttaaaacttcaaaatattttatttaattggcTGCAAGAAATTTATCTCTacctttctcctctttcctcccacCACAATTTCAGTACTTAAGCATGATGGATAACAAGTGAAAGGCTTGTGCCAAAGGAAGGATCACATTCCATTGCATACACGTATTCCAGTCCATGCTGAGCTCCTGTTATGACCAGCTAGTAAAATAcgctctgaaaaaaaatcaaaactaatCAAGGTACAAAGGCTCATGAGGAAACTGCAAGCAACAGCTGCTGGGCAAAAGTAACTGTTTGCCTATATTTATGtctctggaaaatatttccttggaCCTCCTGCAAATAACTGAAAGCTGACAAGCTAGGAGTTGCAATGCCCTAAAAGTACATAATCACTTCACACCTGATGCAAGTACAACACATCACCAAGTTCACATCACTCAAGTGATAAACAATAACTGTATAATCGGTGGTAATTCAATGATTTGCAGTTTTCAGTACCCTTGCTGAAGTACTGACGGCACTTTTCACTACTCTGATTTGCAAGACCTCAAGAGGAGGACTGTCCCTTCAGAGGCACTTGTTCTCTCAGTTTTCTTAGGAGAGCAGCTACTCACAGAATTAACCTTCTCTGCTTGCAGGGCTGGCACATGCGTTACAAACGGGGAGCCAGATCTAGAGGTAAGCCAGGCAAAATACAACTGCATTATCTGGAGCTTTATGAGCACAGGACAGAAAAGCAGATGGTGCTGAGGGAATAGAGcctgaaagctgttttccatggctggggtgggggggggagaggggatcTGAGAATGGCAGATTCAGAAGGCAAAATACTGGAGTATTAATACCATCTACAGCTCAAAGAGCAAAGTCGGCCCCCCACCCCCTGTTCTTCACTAGCAGAACAGAATATCCAGTAGCATAATAGTGAGAGCGACAGGACAATCTGGGtctggggaggagaaaggatTGCCTGGACacgatgatctttcaaggtcccttccaacccctacagttctgtgattctgttagaCAGATGCTCCCATCATGGATACTTTTTAtcctggaaagagaaaagagttcTTTTGCTAAACCAAGTATTTTCAGTGAATCTCTCTGAAAGAGATTCCTTTCTCTAATTACAGCCATTTGCACAGACTATTCATCTGGAGAAATATACCAGCACAAGGGGAGCTGGCTGAGGCTCTCAAGGAGCCGAATAGAGTACTGTAGGTGCGACAGCGGTCGGAGTCGCTGCCACACTGTTCCCATCAGAGGTGagtatgaagaagaaaaagaaggaaagagcgGGAGATGACAGACTGTCCATCTAAGTGTTCTAAAGAGCTCCACCGTCAGGGAATGAAATTATCACATGGAAAACCTTGCttgaaatgaaagcattaaTATGCACCAAATCAAGCAGAACTAAGGAGGAATGAGCAAGAGGCTGAGAAAGGCTCATAACAGTGAACACGGAGAGAATGGAACAAAGGAAGAATGTGGCACTAAATACGTTTAGGCAGGGGGAAGTAGAGCAGGCTAAAGGAGACTGACAGAAGGACAGGTGGGTACATTGCCAGCTGCTTACTTCTGTGAATTCTAACTGTTTCTTGACTTTTCTTTACTGCACAGCCTGCGCTAGAAATAAATGCTACAATGGGGGCCAGTGTTCACAGGCATATTACTCCCCACAGCTCTTCATCTGCCAGTGCCACCAAGGTTTCTCTGGGAAGCAGTGCGAAATAGGCAAGTATAATCTATCAGTTAAGGGGAACAATGCTGCTGGTTTTAGCTATGTagtgcagaaagcagagactCAGAAACTACTGCTGTATACTGGGCTCTCCATTAAGGTGTCTCTTTTCATGGTAAAGCTTTTCTACAAAGAACCTTTGAGAAGGACACCTGGGTTGATCTTAGTGTCTCTCGATAAAACACTAAATTTTGAAGCTGAAGATATTTGTATATCCTTGCAATTTGCTTGGAAAGACATTTTCACCAACTTACAATACATGGCACCTGGGAGCCAAGTTTAAGCAGAACAAGAGAAGCGGTGTGTGATGCTGTCCTTTCAGTAATGTTTTGTTCCCTTTTGCTCAGATACTGAAGTTAAGTGCTACAAAGATGCTGGAGTATCATACAGGGGCACGTGGAGCAGGACAGAGAGTGGAGTTGAATGCTTGAATTGGAATATTGATGGTTTGATGGACCAGACGTACAGCGGCCAAAGAAAggatgctgctgagctgggattGGGCAATCACAACTATTGCAGGTGAGGGACTCACGACTCATGTCACAGCTGTAAGAATCTGCCCATTCTGAGAACCCGGGGCAAAAGAGAGGCTGTTTGATACCAGCCACAGAACACTGCATACAGGTGCACATACAGTGCAGTACAAGAGAAGCAACTGCAACTTCTATAGATAGATATCAGCTTCTGATCCATCTAGATTAGATGTTTATGCTGAACTAAAAAATGCATGCCTTTCTCACCCTATAGTCTTCCCTTGTGCCCATTTGCATCCTTCTCAGTGCCTAAAACTCCCTTTGCAAGCCAGTTTCCTGCCACCTACGCCTGCAGATCTGCATGCTCCTCACAATTCTAAAATATAATGCTTCCTGCAAATGAACTAAACTGCACAAACAAGTTAGCTAGTCCTGCTACCGGCTGTCTCATCCTCATCTCCAcatattctttgcttttataattaaaataagaatacaAATTACTTTTGGTGGTTCCGTCCACTTCTGcactgctgagcaggatcaaGTTACTGTACTAGATGACACACTTGAGACTAATAATGACAGTTTTTTAATGATGCATAATGTCTTTATAATATCGCATAAATGCATTATGTATTAACTCTTTCAGAAACCCAGATGAAGACTCCAGACCCTGGTGCTACATCTATAAAGGGGGAAAGTACATCTGGGAATACTGCAGTGTACCCTCCTGTTCAAAAGGTACATGCAGGACAGGGAATGGACTTCAGAGCTTCCATGACTCACTGCATATATAAGGGTTCTCTGTGGACTTGTGTAACTGAAAAGTTGGTATTGTCATGTTAAATCATGTTTAAGCTTTTTATATTTATGACACAGAGAGACTGACATAAGTAGAGCTAATATATAGATCCCTTGACAGAAATGACAATAGGAACAGCTGATGGTTTATATGCATCAGTTAACATGCAGCTTTCTTATTTAAGTTGGGAACAACAACTGCAAAACTGGAAGAGGCACGGATTACCGAGGCAGTCACAGTGTTACCAGTTCTGGAGCTACCTGTCTGAGGTGGAATTCTCAACTCATTGTCAGCAAGCTATATACTGCATGGAGAAGAGATGCTTACCAGCTAGGCCTTGGCAGTCACAATTTCTGCCGGTATGTATCATTACAGaatgaatttaataaataaataaataacagtaagCTTTCTTGTGGTACTCCTGAGGCAGGGCATGTTCTTTATATGGGTTATTAAAGCCAGGTTATTTAATCCATGTTGTTTACATGGTTTATTAAAGCAGGGGCAATACATTACAGTGGAGAATAAAGCTCACTGCCAATAGTAATTTTCATTCCACTTGACTTGTGTATACTTCCCTAACACTGGACTACATTAATAGAAATTCCACACTGCCCTGTGCTCTCTGTATCTCtagaaaaaacaagaagaataCAGTCAGATCCCCACCTGCTCTCTTCAGATGTCTCCTTCTCCCCAAAATCCCTGCAAACCTGGTGattcaagttttttttctccttcctgtgctgcaggaatCCTGACAATGACAACAAGCCCTGGTGCCACGTACTGAAAGGAAATCAGCTCACATGGGAGTACTGTAACGTGCCTACCTGTTGTAAGGCTCCTAACAGTCCCAATTCTCCTTTCTTTGAGGCATTACTGTTCAGTGTGTTGCAAGCCTCTTACAGTAAAATaagaggtggggaaaaaaagctgcttgGGATAAATAGGGATTCTGTAGATCAGCTGTTATAGAAGTACCTTATCTGCCAGAAGAGAAGACTGCAGAACTGGGAGACAGAAAAGACAGGGTTTCTTTACTATATTGTTTCAAAGCTATACAAGTTTCCTAAGAAACAGGAATGAGTCAGATACCAAACAGTTGATGCCAGGCTGCCTTGATATGCAGTGACAACTAACAATCTCTTAACTCAAACTCAGTGCAGAGTTCCTGAACACGTTTGTCATCCACAGCCACCTGTGGCACACGGCAGCATAGAGTACGCCAGTACCGCATAAAATTTGGCTCCCGTGCAGACATTGAAGCTCACCCATGGCAAGCTGCCATCTTTGTGAAGTATCGCCGAGTACCTGGAGAGCACTTCCTTTGTGGAGGAATTCTGATCAGTTCCTGCTGGGTTTTGTCAGCTGCTCACTGCTTCGAGGAAGGGTGAGCTGAGGATTCAGTACTGTCTGGGAAATCATATCAAAAATGCTGGAGAATGGAAGCATCAAGGATTAGCCTTACTGGAAGGGTGAACGACTTGAAAAAGCCATTTACTCCACAAAGTAATTCTATAGAGTTAAACGTGACCAACAATATAGACAGGCAAACTGGCTGTATGGCATTAAGGTACCACAGCAAAACACCAAATAGCTGAAGAACAAAGCTGTCAGTATAGAATGCAGAGCCATCTGAAACTTAGTAACAGCAACAGCCTTACAGAGGAGGCTTGCCAGTGTGGCTCTAAGCAATTACTGCAAAAACTAAGGCAAACAGGACATCTGAGGTTAAACTGCTTGGGCAATGACGTAGT
The Anas acuta chromosome 27, bAnaAcu1.1, whole genome shotgun sequence DNA segment above includes these coding regions:
- the PLAT gene encoding tissue-type plasminogen activator, with the translated sequence MMWKTLQYLLLLMGAITITQCQGWHMRYKRGARSRAICTDYSSGEIYQHKGSWLRLSRSRIEYCRCDSGRSRCHTVPIRACARNKCYNGGQCSQAYYSPQLFICQCHQGFSGKQCEIDTEVKCYKDAGVSYRGTWSRTESGVECLNWNIDGLMDQTYSGQRKDAAELGLGNHNYCRNPDEDSRPWCYIYKGGKYIWEYCSVPSCSKVGNNNCKTGRGTDYRGSHSVTSSGATCLRWNSQLIVSKLYTAWRRDAYQLGLGSHNFCRNPDNDNKPWCHVLKGNQLTWEYCNVPTCSTCGTRQHRVRQYRIKFGSRADIEAHPWQAAIFVKYRRVPGEHFLCGGILISSCWVLSAAHCFEEGFSTDQLKIVLGRTSRTTPEENEQNFQVKNYIVHQRFDSENYDNDIALLQLKSDTKDCAIETDAVRAACLPTPNLQLPDWTECEISGYGRNEEFSPFYSEHLKEGHVRLFPASRCTTQHLDNRTVTDNMICAGDTRNLDDACKGDSGGPLVCMKDDRMHLIGIISWGIGCGRKDIPGVYTNVNRYLDWIQNNMKS